The Acidobacteriota bacterium DNA segment ATCCCCAGCCTGACCATACCGTTCGACGACCGCTACCGCTTCTGTTCGGTGCTCGACGGCGGCTCGCAACACGGCGTCCGATTCTACTTTATCGACTACCCGCCATTCTTCGAGCGTGACGCACTCTACGGTACCTCAGCCGGGGATTATCCCGACAACGCGGAGCGCTTCGCGCTTTACTCGCGGGCAGTGCTCGAGGCCTCGAAGATCATCGGCGTGCCCGACGTCTTCCACTGCCACGATTGGCAGTCGGCGCTCGTCCCCGTGCTGCTGCGCACCCTGTATGGCGATGACCCTGCGTTCCGCGGCGTGCCCGTGGTCTTCACCATCCACAACATGGGCTACCAGGGCCTGTTCCCGCCCGACACGCTGCCGCTCCTCGGCTTGCCCTGGGACCTGCTTACCATGGACAAGCTCGAGTTCTTCGGCAAGGTGAACTTCCTCAAGGGCGCGCTCGTGTTCAGCGACTTCATCACCACGGTCAGCAAGAAGTACTCGCAGGAGATCCAGACCTCGGAGTACGGGTTTGGCCTCGAGGGCGTGCTGCGCGCGCGCGCGGCCACCGTCACCGGCATCCTCAATGGCGTGGACTACAACGAGTGGTCGCCGGAGGGGGACAAGTTCATCAAGGCCAAATACTCGGCCGCCGACCTGGGCGGCAAGAAAATCTGCAAGCAGGACCTGCTGACCGAGTACGCCTCTGCTGACACCGCCACCAAGCTGCCGGTGATCGGGATC contains these protein-coding regions:
- the glgA gene encoding glycogen synthase GlgA; protein product: MKITFAASECVPFSKTGGLADVVGALPQALASLGHDVTVFLPKYKQTKLAAPKTLIPSLTIPFDDRYRFCSVLDGGSQHGVRFYFIDYPPFFERDALYGTSAGDYPDNAERFALYSRAVLEASKIIGVPDVFHCHDWQSALVPVLLRTLYGDDPAFRGVPVVFTIHNMGYQGLFPPDTLPLLGLPWDLLTMDKLEFFGKVNFLKGALVFSDFITTVSKKYSQEIQTSEYGFGLEGVLRARAATVTGILNGVDYNEWSPEGDKFIKAKYSAADLGGKKICKQDLLTEYASADTATKLPVIGIISRFAAQKGFDLIAQIMDRLAREEMIICALGSGDKEYEEMFKRMHAQFPAKVLIKVAYDNTIAHKIEAGADMFLMPSKYEPCGLNQMYSLKFGTVPVVRATGGLDDTIENWDAKTQKGTGFKFSEYSGEALLKTIQTALTAFKDQATWPQLMRNGMAKDFSWDASAKEYVRVFERVKQARSAAA